The following are from one region of the Biomphalaria glabrata chromosome 4, xgBioGlab47.1, whole genome shotgun sequence genome:
- the LOC106051453 gene encoding uncharacterized protein LOC106051453, which yields MTQMSQITEDNKTLWVGNLHENVTEELLYELFLQTGPIERLILPIEGEGEEKKHKGQAYVVFQHPESVQYASQVLEGSSLFAHPLALKARALPVTYKKPLNGQGRGRFDNNSLRGGMNKSTTWHGGSDMTPRGRGSYRGRGGTTNYTQNTGYTYSTYATATNQLATTAYWMAGQQVATDATQVAAVYAAPTTATVVDDKKTKIYPQQNVMMYGMAQTQAQQQGMWVSNSYANPAGTWVMGNSGDTSLYQGYTDQYGNWYQQQ from the exons ATGACTCAAATGTCTCAAATTACTGAGGATAATAAGACCCTATGGGTCGGAAATCTACATGAAAATGTTACAGAGGAATTGCTTTACGAACTCTTTTTGCAG ACAGGGCCAATAGAGCGACTTATACTACCTATTGAAGGGGAAGGCGAGGAAAAGAAACACAAAGGACAGGCCTATGTTGTTTTTCAACATCCAGAATCAGTTCAGTATGCATCTCAG GTTCTTGAAGGATCATCACTTTTTGCTCATCCACTTGCATTAAAAGCTAGAGCACTTCCTGTCACATATAAAAAGCCACTCAATGGCCAAGGCAGAGGACGATTCGATAATAACTCATTGCGAGGAGGAATGAACAAGTCCACGACATGGCATGGTGGAAGTGATATGACACCTCGTGGACGTGGGAGCTACAGAGGCCGTGGGGGCACAACAAACTATACCCAAAATACTGGGTACACCTACAGTACATATGCTACTGCTACTAATCAG ttgGCTACCACAGCTTATTGGATGGCTGGTCAGCAGGTGGCTACAGATGCAACTCAGGTTGCAGCAGTGTATGCAGCCCCCACAACCGCCACTGTCGTAGATGACAAGAAGACCAAGATTTACCCACAGCAGAACGTCATGATGTATGGCATGGCCCAGACACAAGCTCAGCAGCAAGGAATGTGGGTCAGCAATAGCTATGCCAACCCGGCCGGAACTTGGGTCATGGGTAACAGTGGAGACACCTCATTGTATCAGGGCTACACAGATCAGTACGGCAACTGGTACCAGCAACAATAA